A stretch of the Sphingosinithalassobacter tenebrarum genome encodes the following:
- a CDS encoding GNAT family N-acetyltransferase, with protein sequence MAQGGGFRLHEPEAPDARHREAVLAPLRAYNVARAGDGGFRPVAILLRDADNSDRGGLWGTIGYDWLFVELLVVPESARGQGIGARLMARAEAIARADGCVGIRLDTFEFQARGFYEKLGFELYGTIEDHPVGSRRYFLKKRIGGAADIPAG encoded by the coding sequence ATGGCGCAGGGCGGCGGCTTCCGGCTGCACGAGCCGGAAGCGCCAGACGCGCGGCATCGCGAGGCGGTGCTGGCACCGCTGCGCGCCTATAATGTCGCGCGTGCAGGGGATGGCGGCTTTCGCCCGGTGGCGATCCTGCTGCGCGATGCCGATAACAGCGACCGGGGCGGCCTGTGGGGTACCATCGGCTATGACTGGCTGTTCGTCGAATTGCTCGTCGTGCCCGAGAGTGCGCGCGGGCAGGGGATCGGCGCGCGGCTGATGGCGCGCGCGGAGGCGATTGCACGTGCCGACGGTTGTGTCGGCATCCGGCTCGACACCTTCGAATTTCAGGCGCGCGGATTTTACGAGAAGCTCGGTTTCGAGCTCTACGGGACGATCGAGGACCATCCCGTGGGCAGTCGCCGCTATTTCCTCAAAAAGCGGATCGGCGGCGCGGCGGACATTCCGGCCGGATAG